One window of Dyadobacter sandarakinus genomic DNA carries:
- a CDS encoding antirestriction protein ArdA, with protein MKSLENAPRIYVGTYGMYNSGSLFGKWFDLTDYADAKEFYQDCYEYHRNEFDPELMFQDWENIPDFLISECSLDDMAFEYFQALDEMDDDTAEAFKIYCEQVRSWPGNGKALDEQIESFQESYRGYFRGSMKDAKIEYAYQYVDETGMLANTPSVLERYFDYDAFARDLFLEGYTEVDGYVFADY; from the coding sequence ATGAAATCATTAGAAAATGCTCCAAGAATCTATGTAGGTACTTACGGAATGTACAACAGCGGTTCACTCTTCGGGAAATGGTTTGATTTGACAGACTATGCTGATGCAAAGGAATTTTACCAGGATTGCTATGAATATCATCGGAATGAATTCGATCCAGAGCTGATGTTCCAAGACTGGGAAAACATTCCGGATTTCCTGATTTCCGAGTGCAGCTTGGATGATATGGCGTTTGAGTACTTCCAGGCGCTGGACGAAATGGATGATGATACAGCGGAAGCTTTCAAGATTTACTGCGAACAAGTTAGGTCCTGGCCTGGGAATGGGAAGGCATTAGACGAACAAATCGAGAGTTTTCAGGAGAGCTATCGCGGGTACTTTCGTGGATCGATGAAGGACGCGAAAATAGAGTACGCTTACCAGTACGTTGATGAAACTGGAATGCTGGCTAACACCCCTTCTGTGCTCGAACGGTATTTTGACTATGACGCTTTTGCTCGGGACTTATTCCTGGAAGGATATACTGAGGTGGACGGGTACGTTTTTGCTGACTACTAA
- a CDS encoding relaxase/mobilization nuclease domain-containing protein, which yields MIGKVGLGNFAKGILSYCYYEKELSAKQANKMTLGDVRGELIYIQHLGISTLKDGRLDLDYLAKQMLDNRDKNRNLNKYVWHQSFSFPPGEDPPKEKLTTLAQEFAKEFGFSENQMLVFRHNDTKHKHIHIVANRINYNGKNTADHFKNYARTGEFSRRMEMELGLTITPGMSLNQKGKQQAPRQDAAIFNLRSLIDQVLSKTTSIDEFGKQMQSCGFKTYIGRGIAFFNMQNRMKVKGSDLGKDYSLQNLEKRLGLEMSQAFVPVKKKKKSRRKRLGLSI from the coding sequence ATGATAGGAAAAGTCGGACTGGGAAATTTCGCGAAAGGAATATTGAGCTATTGCTACTATGAAAAGGAATTGTCGGCAAAACAAGCGAATAAAATGACGCTCGGCGATGTTCGAGGAGAGCTCATCTATATCCAGCATCTTGGCATCAGCACATTGAAGGACGGCAGACTGGATTTGGATTATCTGGCAAAGCAGATGTTGGACAATAGGGACAAGAACAGAAACCTGAATAAATATGTATGGCATCAGTCGTTCAGCTTTCCACCAGGCGAAGATCCGCCCAAAGAGAAGTTGACTACTCTGGCGCAGGAGTTTGCAAAGGAATTCGGTTTCTCAGAAAATCAAATGCTTGTATTCCGGCACAACGACACGAAACACAAACATATCCACATTGTGGCCAACCGTATCAACTACAATGGCAAAAACACCGCAGATCATTTCAAAAACTATGCACGGACGGGTGAGTTCTCAAGAAGAATGGAGATGGAGCTCGGGCTGACCATAACTCCTGGCATGAGCCTGAATCAAAAAGGGAAGCAGCAAGCGCCAAGACAGGATGCCGCAATCTTCAACCTCAGGAGTTTGATAGATCAAGTTTTATCAAAAACAACTTCGATTGACGAGTTCGGAAAGCAAATGCAATCATGCGGATTCAAGACGTATATAGGAAGAGGTATAGCTTTTTTTAATATGCAGAATCGGATGAAGGTGAAAGGTTCTGACCTGGGTAAGGACTACTCATTGCAGAATCTTGAAAAGCGACTGGGGTTGGAGATGTCGCAGGCTTTTGTGCCTGTAAAAAAGAAGAAAAAGTCTCGCCGGAAGCGACTAGGATTAAGTATCTAA
- a CDS encoding plasmid mobilization protein, which translates to MESKRKGRPPKEEKVVRRDHFSVWVTKDEKARINQLIENSGLSASQFFLTLALDTPIKRPQKKTLPARTAEMIRTLEQLSGILSLAVLKTKDQQMQSQQWMQSSRYVRLLSQIITLWVFEDFEIRTFSKTLNKVQEWMRQLGLYIRRVLPDSHNKTSIMDTTENLFSSVKELLAKYERHYQPAELTAQLSSWKSDTSSNPDRVHRMIEEQVTAMLKRLDA; encoded by the coding sequence ATGGAAAGTAAAAGAAAAGGAAGACCACCGAAAGAGGAGAAGGTTGTGCGAAGGGACCACTTTTCTGTATGGGTTACGAAAGACGAAAAAGCGAGGATCAACCAGTTGATCGAGAATAGTGGACTTTCTGCAAGTCAGTTCTTTCTGACACTTGCTTTGGATACGCCCATCAAACGACCGCAAAAAAAGACACTCCCCGCCAGGACGGCAGAGATGATCCGGACGCTTGAACAGCTCAGCGGGATTCTGTCGCTTGCGGTTTTGAAAACGAAAGATCAGCAAATGCAAAGTCAACAATGGATGCAAAGCAGTCGGTACGTGCGGCTACTTTCACAAATCATAACCTTGTGGGTGTTTGAAGATTTTGAGATCAGGACGTTCTCAAAGACGCTCAACAAAGTTCAAGAATGGATGCGTCAGCTAGGGTTATACATCCGCCGCGTGTTGCCGGACTCTCATAACAAAACAAGCATTATGGATACGACCGAGAATCTGTTCAGTAGTGTTAAGGAGCTGCTAGCAAAATATGAGCGCCACTACCAACCAGCTGAACTGACCGCCCAGCTTTCGTCATGGAAATCTGATACATCGAGCAATCCGGATCGAGTGCATCGGATGATTGAAGAACAGGTTACGGCAATGCTTAAACGTCTTGATGCATGA
- a CDS encoding DUF4007 family protein: MDKISFSGHESFICKQFWLRKIFDYTSTHRTFGDDLAVVELGVGKNMVASLRYWGRAFGTINENDKPTQIAEYIFGEAGQDVYLEDFATIWLLHYYLIKTNRFSAASLVFNEFRKDRIEFTKEQLANFLLRKAKEYESNTDNENSIDRDANVFIRMYSKPQRGENIEIEDDFTGVLIDLELIKRYKQRGLDGKLTEWYKIESEDRVGLPYQLVLFAILDNYAEQKSITFKELLVGRNSPGAVFALNADGLYHKLKQISENYKPATYTETAGNQVLQFKTLPNKFDILNDYYQQY; the protein is encoded by the coding sequence ATGGATAAGATATCATTTTCTGGTCATGAGTCGTTCATCTGCAAGCAGTTTTGGCTTAGGAAAATATTTGATTATACCAGCACTCACAGGACGTTTGGGGACGATTTAGCGGTCGTTGAGTTAGGTGTTGGTAAAAATATGGTTGCCTCCCTGCGTTACTGGGGAAGAGCTTTTGGCACGATCAACGAGAACGATAAGCCCACGCAGATAGCTGAATATATCTTTGGTGAAGCGGGACAAGATGTCTACCTCGAGGATTTTGCGACAATCTGGTTACTTCACTATTATTTGATTAAAACTAACCGATTCTCGGCTGCATCGTTGGTCTTTAACGAGTTCCGTAAAGACAGAATTGAGTTCACTAAGGAGCAACTTGCAAATTTCTTACTCAGAAAGGCGAAAGAGTACGAATCAAATACCGATAATGAGAACAGTATTGACCGGGATGCAAATGTGTTCATTCGAATGTATTCGAAGCCGCAACGAGGCGAGAATATTGAAATCGAGGATGATTTCACTGGCGTACTTATTGACCTTGAGTTGATAAAACGATATAAACAACGTGGCTTAGATGGCAAACTAACAGAATGGTATAAAATTGAGTCCGAGGACCGTGTAGGATTGCCTTATCAGCTTGTCTTGTTTGCAATTTTGGACAATTACGCCGAGCAAAAGTCAATCACTTTCAAAGAGTTGCTTGTGGGGCGTAATTCGCCCGGGGCAGTATTTGCTCTTAATGCCGATGGCCTATATCACAAACTCAAACAAATATCAGAAAATTACAAACCGGCTACTTATACAGAGACGGCAGGAAATCAAGTGCTGCAATTCAAAACATTGCCTAACAAGTTTGACATTCTGAATGACTACTATCAACAATACTAA